From the Methanocaldococcus fervens AG86 genome, the window TGAGTTAACCTCCAAAACTTTTAACCCCTCTTCTGATTCGATTAAATCGACTCCAGCATAAAATAAACCAAGAGCATTTTTTGCTTTTAAAGATAATTCCTCTATTTCGTCAGTTATCTCACACCTCTCCACCCTTCCCCCTTGAGAAACATTATTTTTCCAATTGTCCCCTCCAACCCTATACATTGCTGCAACAACCTCATCATCAATAACAAAAGCCCTTATATCCCTATACTCATTTCTTAAAGGTTTTATAAACTCCTGAATATAGAATGTTTTATATTTCTTCCTAAATTCATCTAAGATATTTAATTTTACTGAAATTGGAGAATCTTTTTTAACTTTTACAATTCCCTCCCCCTCACATCCAAATATCGGTTTTAAAACGGCTTCTTCAAATGCATCTATCCAAACTATAGCCTCGTTTATACTTTCTGTAACAACAGTTTTTGGTTGTGGGATATTGTTTAATTCAAGAAAAACAGAGGTTAAAAATTTGTTTGAAGCCCTATCTATCCCTTCAGGAGGATTTATAACTGGAACATATTGATTTAAATATTTTAAAACATCAAATCTAAAAAAACTATCCCAGCCAAGATTCCTCACAAAACAGCAATCCAACTCATCTAAAAATGATTTGTAATATTTTAGTTTAAAATTTAAATTAAATCCTGCTAAAATGTTCATGGGGTTTATAATTTTGTGATCAACATTAAACCTCTCACAAGATTTTATCAATTCATCGACAACCCTATCCCTATCTATTGTAACTATGCCAAGCTTCACAATATCCCCCATTAAAGTTTTTTATAAAACACTACCAATAAAAAATTTAACTGTGAATAGCAATTATTAAGTATTGGTTATTAGAACTTTTCTATTAACTACATTAAATTATTATGGTGATGAAATGGAGAAAAAGACATTATCACTTTGCCCTATATGTTTAAAAAGAATTCCTGCAACAATCTTAGAAGAAGATGGAAAAATCATTATTAAAAAAACATGTCCAGAACATGGGGAATTTAAAGATATTTACTGGGGGGATGCTGAGCTGTATAAAAAATTTGACACCTACGAGTTTGTTGGAAAAGTTGAAGTAACAAATACTGATACAAAGAAGGGATGCCCATTTGATTGTGGTCTCTGCCCTACTCATAAATCTCCAACTGTATTGGCTAATATAGATGTAACAAATAGGTGTAAT encodes:
- the mptN gene encoding tetrahydromethanopterin:alpha-L-glutamate ligase; protein product: MKLGIVTIDRDRVVDELIKSCERFNVDHKIINPMNILAGFNLNFKLKYYKSFLDELDCCFVRNLGWDSFFRFDVLKYLNQYVPVINPPEGIDRASNKFLTSVFLELNNIPQPKTVVTESINEAIVWIDAFEEAVLKPIFGCEGEGIVKVKKDSPISVKLNILDEFRKKYKTFYIQEFIKPLRNEYRDIRAFVIDDEVVAAMYRVGGDNWKNNVSQGGRVERCEITDEIEELSLKAKNALGLFYAGVDLIESEEGLKVLEVNSTPSWIGLSKVSKVNIADKLLEKIIQHVKQ